In Musa acuminata AAA Group cultivar baxijiao chromosome BXJ3-9, Cavendish_Baxijiao_AAA, whole genome shotgun sequence, a single genomic region encodes these proteins:
- the LOC103998585 gene encoding wall-associated receptor kinase 2-like: protein MRRPRDAVLRMLLTLAAAAAAATNAETSNCSDKCGQVLVQYPFGIEPGCYRDGFAITCDRSDGNSPKAFLGTSDIEVTEISLLHGQSRVKAQVSWECYNETAVESTNTNLPSKSFDVNGVYKISDDRNKFTLIGCNSMAYLQSQQTADGPYPYVYYTGCLSYCEDTSKVINGVCNGIGCCQTSIPSGLSDTSFSFTAYSHRYFLSFSPCSYVFIVDQDYYSFSATDLTMDTNKSMPLWLDWAVRDAATCEEAKGSDNYACRSQNSVCSKARSGAGYLCNCSQGYQGNPYLVDGCQDIDECKLPEKYPCYGVCSNLPGSYHCTCPPGRRGDPFNGPCVLSSLFVTKVVIGVSSALFATLALISAMLITRSKRRHAREKEKLLKEISNGRILSMQMDTLTVFTLQDLQRATDNFHYSRVLGRGGHGVVYRGVLENRREVAIKKTLLTIEAQNGEAMEVRQKEFLNELKILTQINHRNVVRLFGCCLEEKIPLLVYEFVPNGTLSHFIHKRDPNPSVPLDVVLKIAVESAEALAYLHSSTSRAIIHGDVKPSNILLDDKLMAKVSDFGASTLLLTDRTQTVSFVQGTIGYVDPDFLETRRLTAKTDVYSFGVVLLELVTRKKAVLDDASGVRELASMSREELLHILDEQFVREGGMVLLEKVVELALQCLRRRRDERPDMKRVAEKLRKFIRIRQQRRGELYTDEIDTRYLLPDSSIYHSFDRTLMQGMGSRRPSRV, encoded by the exons ATGAGAAGACCAAGAGACGCAGTTCTTCGGATGCTGCTGACacttgcagcagctgcagcagcagcgaCGAATGCAGAAACCTCAAACTGCTCGGACAAGTGCGGCCAAGTGCTTGTCCAGTATCCCTTCGGCATCGAGCCAGGTTGCTACAGAGATGGATTCGCCATCACATGCGACCGCTCGGATGGCAACTCCCCCAAAGCTTTCCTCGGCACGAGTGACATCGAGGTGACCGAGATCTCGCTGCTGCACGGCCAGTCTCGCGTGAAGGCTCAAGTAAGTTGGGAGTGCTACAACGAGACCGCCGTGGAGAGCACCAACACCAACTTACCATCCAAAAGCTTCGATGTCAATGGAGTGTACAAGATCTCCGACGACCGCAACAAGTTCACTCTTATCGGTTGCAACTCAATGGCATATCTACAAAGCCAGCAGACGGCCGACGGCCCCTATCCCTATGTATACTATACTGGTTGCTTATCGTACTGCGAAGATACAAGCAAAGTCATCAATGGGGTTTGCAATGGCATAGGATGCTGCCAAACCAGCATCCCGTCAGGCCTCAGTGACACTTCCTTCTCTTTCACTGCATATTCCCATCGATATTTTTTGAGCTTTAGTCCATGTAGCTACGTTTTCATTGTTGATCAAGACTACTACTCATTTAGCGCCACCGATTTAACCATGGACACAAACAAATCCATGCCGCTGTGGCTGGATTGGGCAGTCAGAGATGCTGCAACATGCGAGGAGGCGAAGGGCTCTGATAATTATGCATGCCGAAGTCAAAACAGTGTGTGCAGCAAGGCCAGGAGTGGTGCAGGCTACCTTTGTAATTGCTCACAAGGATACCAAGGCAACCCCTATCTTGTCGATGGATGCCAAG ATATCGATGAGTGTAAGCTACCGGAGAAGTATCCTTGCTATGGAGTCTGCAGTAATCTCCCAGGAAGCTACCATTGCACATGCCCACCTGGCAGGCGTGGTGACCCATTTAATGGACCATGTGTCCTCAGCAGCCTATTTGTTACGAAGGTTGTCATAG GTGTCTCTTCTGCCTTGTTCGCGACGCTGGCTCTCATTTCTGCAATGCTTATAACACGTTCAAAGAGGAGGCACGCACGGGAAAAGGAGAAGCTTTTGAAAGAGATATCGAACGGGAGGATACTGTCAATGCAAATGGACACATTGACTGTGTTTACACTGCAAGATCTACAGCGGGCAACGGACAACTTCCACTACAGCAGAGTACTTGGACGCGGAGGCCACGGTGTGGTTTACAGAGGAGTTCTGGAAAACCGACGAGAGGTGGCTATCAAGAAGACTCTGCTGACCATCGAGGCACAGAATGGAGAAGCCATGGAGGTACGACAGAAGGAGTTCTTGAACGAGTTAAAGATTCTGACACAGATCAACCACAGGAACGTGGTGAGACTCTTTGGATGTTGTTTGGAGGAGAAGATTCCATTGCTGGTCTATGAATTCGTTCCCAATGGCACCCTCTCCCACTTCATTCATAAAAGAGATCCTAATCCATCGGTCCCCTTGGACGTTGTTCTCAAGATCGCAGTGGAATCCGCAGAAGCGCTTGCTTATTTGCATTCATCAACATCTCGTGCAATCATTCACGGGGACGTGAAGCCCAGCAACATACTCCTGGATGACAAATTGATGGCGAAGGTGTCGGATTTTGGAGCGTCGACACTGTTGCTAACAGATAGAACTCAGACTGTGAGCTTTGTGCAAGGAACTATTGGCTATGTAGACCCTGATTTCCTGGAAACAAGGCGCCTGACTGCAAAAACTGATGTATACAGCTTTGGAGTCGTCCTCCTGGAGCTAGTCACCAGGAAGAAGGCAGTCTTGGATGATGCTTCAGGTGTGCGCGAGTTGGCATCGATGAGCAGGGAGGAGCTTCTTCATATTTTGGATGAGCAGTTTGTGCGTGAAGGAGGAATGGTTTTGCTGGAGAAGGTCGTCGAGCTTGCACTTCAGTGTCTTCGTCGTCGAAGGGATGAGAGACCAGACATGAAGCGGGTGGCGGAGAAGCTACGGAAGTTTATACGAATCCGGCAGCAACGGAGGGGAGAACTTTACACGGATGAAATAGACACAAGGTATCTTCTACCGGATTCTTCTATCTACCACAGTTTCGATAGAACACTGATGCAAGGGATGGGATCTCGAAGACCTAGTCGTGTTTAG